Sequence from the Klebsiella quasivariicola genome:
TTGCAAAGTTAGCGATGAGGCAGCCTTTTGTCTTATTCAAAGGCCTTACATTTCAAAAACTCTGCTTACCAGGCGCATTTCGCCCAGGGGATCACCATAATAAAATGCTGAGGCCTGGCCTTTGCGTAGTGCACGCATCACCTCAATACCTTTGATGGTGGCGTAAGCCGTCTTCATGGATTTAAATCCCAGCGTGGCGCCGATTATCCGTTTCAGTTTGCCATGATCGCATTCAATCACGTTGTTCCGGTACTTAATCTGTCGGTGTTCAACGTCAGACGGGCACCGGCCTTCGCGTTTGAGCAGAGCAAGCGCGCGACCATAGGCGGGCGCTTTATCCGTGTTGATGAATCGCGGGATCTGCCACTTCTTCACGTTGTTGAGGATTTTACCCAGAAACCGGTATGCAGCTTTGCTGTTACGACGGGAGGAGAGATAAAAATCGACAGTGCGGCCCCGGCTGTCGACGGCCCGGTACAGATACGCCCAGCGGCCATTGACCTTCACGTAGGTTTCATCCATGTGCCACGGGCAAAGATCGGAAGGGTTACGCCAGTACCAGCGCAGCCGTTTTTCCATTTCAGGCGCATAACGCTGAACCCAGCGGTAAATCGTGGAGTGATCGACATTCACTCCGCGTTCAGCCAGCATCTCCTGCAGCTCACGGTAACTGATGCCGTATTTGCAGTACCAGCGTACGGCCCACAGAATGATGTCACGCTGAAAATGCCGGCCTTTGAATGGGTTCATGTGCAGCTCCATCAGCAAAAGGGGATGATAAGTTTATCACCACCGACTATTTGCAACAGTGCCACGTGAACTGGAGAACTGGAAGGTTTCCGTGATAGCCATGAATGGAATGGCGTTCGATCTTTCGTCGCCGTATGGACGAATGCTGGCGACGTTTCTTTCCGGCATTGCGGAGTTTGAGCGGGATCTCATCAGCGAGCGGGTCAAGTCAGGCCTTGCTGTTGCGAAGGCACGTGGTAAGAGGCTTGGTCGTCAGGCCGGAGTGCGACCAAAATCAGACCGACTTTTGCCTAAGGTGGTTGCGATGAGGGCCGAGGGACGCAGCTATCGCTGGATCGCACGCGAGCTCGGTATCAGCAAGAATACCGTCGCTGACATCGTGCAACGACACAGAGCTAACGCTTAGGGTGTCATTTCGCCCTCAGCCGGAACCGACCCCATATCGCCCGGTTGTCCCCACTGATGCACGGGCATATCAATATGCTGGGGCATTATACGTTTACGCTACCGGAGGATATTTTGAAGGGGGAACTGAGAGAACTAAATTTCAATTTAAACAATGAATTAACTTCTTAGCGTACGTTTTCGTTCCATTGGCTCTCAAACCCCGTTACCACGCATGCCACATCGTCTGCTGGCCATACCAAGCGGTCCGCCTTCACGGTAACGGGCAAGAAGTCTGCGGCATTGCCTGTCGCTGATACCGAGGTGCTCGGCCGCACGGCGCGTTGTGATGCGACGTTCAATGACGTCCTGTATAATCTTGATCCGGTTGATCTCTTTCAAAGTAAACACTCCTGAGCTTTCTGCGCTCATGATATGCCTCCCGGTAGTTTAAACGGACCAGTGAAGCTTACCATAGCGCGGACATCTGAATTGAGCCACAGGCGGACATTACTATTGAGCCATTACAGTATTTGTCTAGCCAATGTTGAAATGTCGTGCTGAAAACAAAGCTGACCTGACGTCAGTGGAGAGTCTGGACAATGCCTTTTTAAGGTTGAGTCAGGCTTTGGAGGAAGAACGTGGTTGCCAGGTTTTCTCGGCTATCATCAGTTTACGTACGGTCTCTTTTGAAATCCGGACACCGTATTCTGTGGTCAGAATTCGCCAGATGGCTGACGGATTCATACCCCGGCCGCGTGAGCGAATAAGCTGCAGTGCCTGATCTCTGATGGTGGTGTTTAACTGATGATTGCCGGGCTTTCCACGGCGCCGGCTGACCAGACCGGCTGGCCCCAGCTCGCGATAGCGCTTAATCAGGCGGGAGCACTGACGACGGGTGAGCTCCATGGACTCTGCCACTTCTGCCAGCGTGATTTCCCGCGCCATATAGGCTTCAATCAAATCCAGGCGTAGCGCTTCGTGAAGTGTCAGGAGCACTGGTTTGTTGTCGTCCATTTTTCTCTCATCTGTCGGCCATATCAGATCCACAGGTGAGGGAAGGGCTCATCGCTTCAGGCTGGGGATAAAATCCTGCGGACTGGCCAGCACCGGGTTGATCGCCCTGAGCTCTTCCAGTGCACGCTCCTGAGCGCGCCTGCGGGGCATTTTTGTACTGCGCATTCGCTTTCCTTCAGCCTCCAGCTCGTCCTGTTTCTGCTGTGCCAGCCTCAGAACGGCACCCAGTCGTTTGTTATCAACAACCGCCCCCTGATCAACGCAGGTCAGTTTATCGAAAATCTTATAACCCAGTGGCCGGTGCTGATGCCGGAAAGTAATGCTTCCGTCAGGGTAATCATAAACGGTAATTTTTTCACCTGCTATGCGCGTATTTTGTTCGGTGGGTTCAATGATATACATGACTTTATCATACTGAAAAGTCAGTGCTTTCGATAAGGTCCGTAGCTCCTGCCAGGCGAAGATATCATTCAGCTCCAGTGGACTCTGTGTGACCGCACGGTGCAGATCTTTAGGGTATTTTGCCGGCCGGGAGAAACGACGGTTAAAATCAGACATGAAATGTTCAATCCACTGATTGGCTTCAGCAACCGAGCTGATGTTCTGCAGGCGCATCTCTTTAATCAGTCGATCCTGGAGCGTTTTATTTACCCGTTCCACGCGACCTTTTGCCTGGCTGCTGTTGGCACAAATCAATTCGATCGCCAGTTCCCGGAGAGCCCGTCCGAACTGGGTTGTGCCGGTACGTCGGCTCTCGGGTCCGCTGACCCTGAACACCGCA
This genomic interval carries:
- a CDS encoding ISNCY family transposase, with protein sequence MTDKELYRLGIIQRVFDRALLQRDAADILKLSVRQVQRLVRLYRTDGATAFASSRRGRPANNRIDEETRCKALDLIRCHYSDFGPTLATEKLAERHHIYLSVETIRNWMTADGLWRPHSRRRTRVYQPRYRRDCFGELVQIDGSHHDWFEGRAPKCCLLVFMDDATGRLMHLRFCDSENAFDYMMATRQYIDKHGKPVAFYSDKHAVFRVSGPESRRTGTTQFGRALRELAIELICANSSQAKGRVERVNKTLQDRLIKEMRLQNISSVAEANQWIEHFMSDFNRRFSRPAKYPKDLHRAVTQSPLELNDIFAWQELRTLSKALTFQYDKVMYIIEPTEQNTRIAGEKITVYDYPDGSITFRHQHRPLGYKIFDKLTCVDQGAVVDNKRLGAVLRLAQQKQDELEAEGKRMRSTKMPRRRAQERALEELRAINPVLASPQDFIPSLKR
- a CDS encoding IS6-like element IS26 family transposase; its protein translation is MNPFKGRHFQRDIILWAVRWYCKYGISYRELQEMLAERGVNVDHSTIYRWVQRYAPEMEKRLRWYWRNPSDLCPWHMDETYVKVNGRWAYLYRAVDSRGRTVDFYLSSRRNSKAAYRFLGKILNNVKKWQIPRFINTDKAPAYGRALALLKREGRCPSDVEHRQIKYRNNVIECDHGKLKRIIGATLGFKSMKTAYATIKGIEVMRALRKGQASAFYYGDPLGEMRLVSRVFEM
- a CDS encoding helix-turn-helix domain-containing protein, whose amino-acid sequence is MDDNKPVLLTLHEALRLDLIEAYMAREITLAEVAESMELTRRQCSRLIKRYRELGPAGLVSRRRGKPGNHQLNTTIRDQALQLIRSRGRGMNPSAIWRILTTEYGVRISKETVRKLMIAEKTWQPRSSSKA